The following coding sequences lie in one Bacillus rossius redtenbacheri isolate Brsri chromosome 13, Brsri_v3, whole genome shotgun sequence genomic window:
- the LOC134538637 gene encoding uncharacterized protein LOC134538637 — MATVTITAENVSLLSAENYSKLHSKNVRIIGSIVSDGRDFSLVWCGGSVTGQKPPALKLDVTLLREDILTRVPVQVYGELTLDEGQCLRLKAHFYRDFRSVNVGYYEAAAASLQDQIRCPLLVSQAGDIDDYISEVTEQLLPQ; from the coding sequence ATGGCAACTGTGACGATCACTGCAGAGAACGTTTCTCTGCTGAGCGCCGAGAATTATTCCAAGCTGCACAGCAAGAACGTCAGGATCATCGGTTCGATCGTCAGTGACGGTCGGGACTTCAGCCTCGTGTGGTGTGGGGGCTCGGTCACGGGCCAGAAACCTCCCGCCTTGAAGCTGGACGTGACCTTGCTCAGAGAAGACATTCTCACTCGGGTGCCCGTCCAAGTGTACGGCGAACTCACACTCGACGAAGGACAGTGCCTCCGACTGAAGGCGCACTTCTACAGGGATTTCCGCAGTGTGAACGTTGGCTACTACGAAGCTGCCGCGGCATCCTTGCAAGACCAGATAAGGTGTCCGCTGCTAGTTTCGCAGGCCGGTGACATAGACGATTACATATCTGAAGTAACCGAACAGCTGCTCccccagtaa